A single genomic interval of Ictalurus furcatus strain D&B chromosome 20, Billie_1.0, whole genome shotgun sequence harbors:
- the camk2n1a gene encoding calcium/calmodulin-dependent protein kinase II inhibitor 1a, with protein MSEVLPYNEGKMSGYGADNDVSQMSFSCGLQDSSSFFGASQAKRPPKLGQIGRAKRVVIEDDRIDEVLKGMTDKASPGV; from the exons ATGTCCGAGGTTCTGCCGTACAATGAGGGGAAGATGAGCGGCTACGGAGCGGACAACGACGTTAGCCAGATGTCCTTCAGCTGCGGGCTGCAAGACTCGAGCTCGTTTTTCGGGGCGTCGCAGGCGAAAAGACCCCCAAAACTCGGCCAGATTGGCAGAGCAAAGAGAG TGGTCATCGAGGACGACCGAATAGACGAGGTCTTGAAGGGAATGACGGACAAAGCGTCACCGGGCGTCTAA